A window of the Apodemus sylvaticus chromosome 15, mApoSyl1.1, whole genome shotgun sequence genome harbors these coding sequences:
- the Btla gene encoding B- and T-lymphocyte attenuator isoform X5, translating into MKTLPAMLGTPGLLREFFILHLGLWSILCTEPTARIDEKCPVQLHIKRNSERSASAGELFEIKCPVKYCVHRPNVTWCKHNGTIFVPLEVGPQLYTSWEKNQSVFVLHFEPIQLSDDGLYRCSTNINSEVVNSHTVAIHVTGTKTRQAGCKLGTLKVSKTQTERTQNYSEHPLITVSDIPDATNVSGPSTMKERPGRTWLLYTLFPLGALLLLLACVCLLCCLKRIQETEPDKTSLYLAATRKSFVWVEVLLAF; encoded by the exons ATGAAGACACTGCCTGCCATGCTTGGGACTCCTGGGTTACTGAGGGAATTCTTCATCCTCCATCTGGGCCTCTGGAGCATCCTTTGTACGGAACCTACTGCGAGGATCG aTGAAAAGTGTCCAGTGCAACTTCATATTAAGAGGAATTCCGAACGCTCTGCCTCGGCAGGAGAGCTATTTGAAATCAAATGTCCTGTGAAATACTGTGTTCATAGACCTAATGTGACTTGGTGCAAGCACAATGGAACAATCTTTGTACCCCTTGAGGTTGGACCTCAGCTATACACTagttgggaaaaaaatcaatcagtTTTCGTTCTCCATTTTGAACCAATACAGCTCAGTGATGATGGGTTGTATAGATGTTCTACAAACATCAATTCTGAAGTTGTTAATAGCCACACAGTAGCCATCCATGTGACAG GAACAAAGACAAGACAGGCCGGCTGTAAGCTGGGAACACTGAAGGTGAGCAAAACACAGACAG AAAGGACGCAAAACTATTCAGAACACCCACTAATAA CAGTATCTGACATCCCAGATGCCACCAATGTCTCAGGACCATCCACCATGAaagagaggccaggcaggaccTGGTTGCTTTACACCTTGTTTCCTTTGGGGGCACTGCTTCTGCTCCTTGCCTGTGTCTGCCTGCTCTGCTGTCTGAAAAGGATCCAAG AAACCGAGCCAGACAAAACATCCCTTTATTTGGCTGCTACAAGAAAAAGCTTTGTCTGGGTGGAAGTGCTTCTGGCATTTTGA